The following proteins are co-located in the Brienomyrus brachyistius isolate T26 unplaced genomic scaffold, BBRACH_0.4 scaffold35, whole genome shotgun sequence genome:
- the pou4f4 gene encoding brain-specific homeobox/POU domain protein 3-like, producing MMSMNSKQPFSMHPILHEPKYTPLHSSSEAIRRACLPTPSLQGNIFAGFDESLLQRAEALAAVDIVTPKGHPFKPDATYHTMTSMTSMTCTPTSSSAHLHHPSVLSSHHHHQPSQGLEGDLLDHLTPGISLGGMPGSDVCSAASHPHAHMSAINHMQHHHPQTMNMHPHGLGPHNSLGGGDSEPDPRELESFAERFKQRRIKLGVTQADVGSALANLKIPGVGCLSQSTICRFESLTLSHNNMVALKPILEAWLEEAERAQREKMSKPEIFNGGDKKRKRTSIAAPEKRSLEAYFAVQPRPSSEKIAAIAEKLDLKKNVVRVWFCNQRQKQKRMKFSATH from the exons AGCATGCACCCGATTCTTCACGAGCCTAAATACACACCTCTCCACTCCAGTTCAGAGGCTATTCGGAGGGCTTGTCTGCCCACGCCTTCG CTGCAGGGAAACATTTTCGCCGGTTTCGATGAGAGTCTCCTGCAGAGAGCGGAGGCGCTGGCGGCGGTGGACATCGTCACCCCGAAGGGCCACCCTTTCAAACCAGACGCCACTTACCATACTATGACCAGCATGACCAGCATGACCTGCACCCCCACCTCCTCATCGGCTCACCTTCACCACCCGTCCGTGCTCAGCTCCCATCACCATCACCAGCCTTCACAGGGCCTGGAGGGCGATCTGCTGGACCATCTGACGCCGGGCATATCTCTAGGGGGCATGCCCGGCTCCGACGTTTGCTCCGCCGCCTCGCACCCGCACGCCCACATGTCCGCCATCAACCACATGCAGCATCACCACCCACAGACCATGAACATGCACCCGCACGGCCTGGGCCCGCACAACTCCCTCGGCGGCGGCGACTCCGAACCCGACCCCCGAGAGCTGGAGTCCTTCGCCGAGCGCTTCAAGCAGAGGCGCATCAAACTTGGGGTCACGCAGGCTGACGTGGGATCGGCGCTGGCCAATCTCAAAATCCCTGGAGTCGGTTGCCTCAGCCAAAGCACTATATGTCGGTTCGAGTCTCTGACGCTGTCGCACAACAATATGGTGGCGCTGAAACCCATACTCGAAGCTTGGTTGGAAGAGGCCGAGAGGGCTCAGCGGGAGAAAATGTCCAAGCCGGAGATTTTTAACGGTGGTGACAAAAAGCGAAAACGCACCTCTATCGCCGCCCCGGAGAAACGGTCCCTGGAAGCATACTTTGCCGTGCAACCGAGACCATCATCGGAGAAGATCGCCGCCATAGCCGAGAAACTGGACCTGAAAAAAAACGTCGTGCGGGTGTGGTTTTGCAATCAAAGGCAAAAGCAGAAAAGAATGAAGTTTTCCGCCACGCATTAG